Proteins from one Deltaproteobacteria bacterium genomic window:
- a CDS encoding glycosyltransferase — protein MSPALSAYEAIVGSSAVAQLRRIGEKLAGLRVVHVNSTREGGGVAEILEWMVPHMRDVGVDASWEVIHGDSRFFEITKAIHNGLQGKIVDLPKKDWRIYQDVNEKNAVRLRPLLEEADIVVIHDPQPAYLLRFCPNRKGRWIWRAHIDISSPFRPVWKVLRTFVEKYDASIFSMAEFAQPLPHPQFLVPPSIDPLSEKNRELHPAELSGVRAEFGLDPERPLLVQISRFDRFKDPVGVIQAYRLVRKVTPVQLVLAGGEATDDPEGRAVLEDVLEAAEGDPDIHVLLLPSGAHRTINSLQRLADIVLQKSTREG, from the coding sequence ATGAGCCCCGCGTTGTCCGCCTACGAGGCGATCGTCGGTTCCTCCGCCGTGGCGCAGCTTCGGCGCATCGGGGAGAAGCTCGCGGGGCTCCGGGTGGTCCACGTGAACTCGACGCGGGAAGGGGGCGGAGTCGCCGAGATCCTGGAGTGGATGGTGCCCCATATGCGCGATGTGGGGGTGGACGCCTCCTGGGAGGTGATCCACGGCGATTCCCGGTTTTTCGAGATCACCAAGGCGATCCACAACGGCCTCCAGGGAAAAATCGTCGACCTGCCCAAGAAGGACTGGAGAATCTACCAGGACGTAAACGAGAAAAACGCCGTGAGGCTGCGCCCCCTGTTGGAGGAAGCGGACATCGTCGTCATCCACGACCCCCAGCCTGCATACCTCCTCAGGTTTTGCCCGAACCGGAAGGGGCGTTGGATCTGGCGGGCGCACATCGACATCAGCAGTCCGTTCCGCCCCGTCTGGAAGGTGCTGCGGACGTTCGTGGAGAAGTACGACGCCAGCATATTTTCGATGGCCGAATTCGCCCAACCCCTTCCGCATCCCCAGTTCCTTGTCCCGCCGAGCATCGACCCGCTGAGCGAAAAGAACCGGGAGCTGCACCCGGCGGAGCTGTCGGGCGTGCGGGCGGAATTCGGCCTCGACCCGGAACGTCCGCTCCTCGTCCAGATCTCCCGGTTCGACCGGTTCAAGGATCCGGTCGGCGTCATCCAGGCGTACCGGCTGGTCCGCAAGGTGACTCCCGTCCAGCTCGTTCTGGCCGGGGGAGAGGCCACGGACGACCCCGAAGGCAGGGCGGTGCTCGAAGACGTGCTGGAGGCGGCGGAAGGGGATCCCGACATCCACGTTCTCCTTCTTCCGTCCGGCGCGCACAGGACCATCAACTCCCTTCAACGCCTGGCGGACATCGTTCTTCAGAAATCGACCCGGGAGGGGTT